A single window of Tenericutes bacterium MZ-XQ DNA harbors:
- a CDS encoding valine--tRNA ligase yields MTNLKPKYDFKEVESGRYQTWLDKGYFKSGVNKKAKPFTIVIPPPNVTGKLHLGHAWDNTLQDIIIRRMRMKGYDALYLPGMDHAGIATQAKIDARLKEQGISRYDIGRESFLEHAWAWKEEYSDFIRTQWAALGNSLDYDKERFTLDDKLNEAVNKVFLTLYEKGLIYRGHRIINWDVEAKTALSNIEVEHEEQQGKLYYFRYPLVEEDGYMVIATTRPETMFADQALMVHPDDQRYQSYVGKNVFIPGTHVMIPIITDDYVDIKFGTGVVKVTPAHDANDFEVGTRHHLKMPLCMNEDGTMNEMAFRYKGMDRFECRKALISDLNELNLVEKIEDYTNNIGFSERTGVVVEPRLSLQWFVKMDELSKQALDDSKAEFVPNRFKKIFVNWMTDTQDWCISRQLWWGHRIPAWYKDKEVKVQVESPGEGWVQDEDVLDTWFSSALWPFSTLGWPEITEDFKRYYPTQVMVTGYDIIFFWVARMIFQGLEFTGQDPFEKVLIHGLIRDSEGRKMSKSLGNGVDPMDVIETYGVDALRYFLTTNSAPGADLRYEEEKVESSWNFINKLWNITRFITMNIDDINVKKESDYNLADEWILSRLSEAIKEADYNYDKFEFGEVSRTLYHFIWEDFANWYVEFAKVSLNDEKQRKTTQYVLIKVLKAILKMMHPFIPFVTEKLFLEITDEETIMLSAWPEAEEINHQAIEYFKDVQDAIVKLRNLRAEHDVKPSKPLDIELVIENDRDLEVFKGFEAYFKKFLNTNTLTFSQKLQTKEETILLVGSKILVYVLKADIIDPEMEKQTLLKQKAQLEGEIKRSEGLLNNKNFVDKAPEQKLKLEKEKYEDYQKQYEIVVEKLKKYV; encoded by the coding sequence ATGACAAATTTAAAACCGAAGTATGATTTTAAAGAAGTTGAATCAGGCAGATATCAAACCTGGCTAGATAAAGGTTATTTTAAGTCAGGTGTCAATAAAAAAGCCAAACCATTTACGATAGTGATACCACCACCAAATGTCACTGGTAAACTGCATTTAGGGCATGCATGGGATAATACCTTACAAGATATTATCATTAGACGCATGCGTATGAAAGGATATGATGCCTTATATTTACCAGGGATGGATCATGCAGGCATCGCTACGCAAGCGAAAATAGACGCAAGACTTAAAGAACAAGGTATATCAAGATATGATATCGGAAGAGAGTCTTTCTTAGAACATGCTTGGGCATGGAAAGAAGAATATTCTGACTTTATTAGAACTCAGTGGGCTGCACTAGGTAATTCTCTTGACTATGATAAAGAAAGATTTACGTTAGATGATAAACTTAATGAAGCTGTGAATAAAGTCTTTTTAACGCTATATGAAAAAGGGTTAATTTATAGAGGTCACCGCATCATTAACTGGGATGTTGAGGCTAAAACTGCACTTTCTAACATCGAAGTAGAACATGAGGAACAACAAGGAAAACTATATTATTTTAGATATCCACTTGTTGAAGAAGACGGATATATGGTAATCGCAACCACACGTCCAGAAACCATGTTTGCCGATCAAGCCTTAATGGTTCATCCTGATGATCAAAGATATCAATCGTATGTAGGTAAAAATGTTTTTATTCCAGGAACACATGTCATGATTCCAATCATTACAGATGATTATGTTGATATAAAGTTTGGTACGGGTGTTGTTAAGGTTACGCCTGCACATGATGCAAATGACTTTGAAGTAGGTACGAGACATCATCTGAAGATGCCACTATGTATGAACGAAGATGGTACGATGAATGAGATGGCATTTAGATATAAAGGCATGGATCGTTTTGAGTGTAGAAAAGCATTGATCTCCGATTTGAATGAGTTAAACCTTGTTGAAAAAATAGAAGATTACACAAATAACATTGGCTTTAGCGAAAGAACTGGTGTTGTTGTTGAACCACGTCTATCTTTACAGTGGTTTGTTAAGATGGATGAACTATCTAAACAAGCACTCGATGATTCTAAAGCTGAATTTGTTCCAAATCGATTTAAGAAAATATTTGTAAACTGGATGACAGATACCCAAGATTGGTGTATTTCAAGACAATTATGGTGGGGTCACCGTATTCCAGCATGGTATAAAGATAAAGAAGTCAAAGTTCAAGTTGAATCTCCAGGTGAAGGATGGGTTCAAGATGAAGATGTATTAGATACTTGGTTTAGTAGTGCATTATGGCCATTTTCAACACTTGGATGGCCAGAAATCACCGAAGATTTTAAACGCTATTACCCAACTCAAGTGATGGTCACAGGATATGATATTATTTTCTTTTGGGTTGCACGTATGATATTCCAAGGCTTAGAATTTACAGGTCAAGATCCATTTGAAAAGGTTTTAATTCATGGATTAATCAGGGATAGTGAAGGCCGTAAGATGTCGAAATCACTTGGTAATGGCGTTGATCCAATGGACGTCATTGAAACATATGGTGTTGATGCTTTAAGATACTTCTTAACAACGAATTCTGCACCTGGTGCAGATTTAAGATATGAAGAAGAAAAAGTTGAGTCTTCATGGAATTTTATCAACAAACTGTGGAATATTACCCGTTTTATCACGATGAATATCGATGACATAAACGTTAAAAAAGAAAGTGATTATAATTTGGCAGATGAGTGGATCTTATCTAGATTATCTGAAGCGATTAAAGAAGCTGATTATAATTATGATAAGTTTGAGTTTGGTGAAGTCTCTAGAACACTATATCATTTCATATGGGAAGATTTCGCAAACTGGTATGTTGAGTTTGCCAAAGTATCATTAAATGATGAAAAACAAAGAAAAACCACACAATATGTCTTAATCAAAGTCTTAAAGGCGATTCTTAAGATGATGCATCCATTTATTCCATTTGTTACTGAGAAGCTATTCTTAGAAATAACTGATGAAGAAACCATTATGTTATCTGCATGGCCAGAAGCAGAAGAAATCAATCATCAAGCGATTGAATATTTTAAAGATGTTCAAGATGCGATTGTTAAGCTAAGAAATTTAAGAGCTGAACATGATGTAAAACCATCAAAACCTTTGGATATTGAACTTGTGATTGAAAATGATCGTGATTTAGAAGTTTTCAAAGGTTTTGAAGCATATTTCAAAAAGTTCTTAAACACAAACACATTAACATTTAGTCAAAAGCTACAAACCAAAGAAGAAACGATACTACTTGTAGGATCTAAGATTTTAGTTTATGTTTTGAAAGCTGATATTATCGATCCAGAAATGGAGAAACAAACATTACTTAAACAAAAAGCACAACTTGAAGGTGAAATCAAACGCAGTGAAGGTTTATTAAACAATAAAAACTTCGTTGATAAAGCACCGGAACAAAAACTAAAACTAGAAAAAGAAAAGTATGAAGATTATCAAAAACAATATGAAATCGTCGTTGAAAAATTAAAGAAATATGTTTAA
- a CDS encoding 50S ribosomal protein L27, with the protein MLKLNIQLFASKKGVGSTRNGRDSASKRLGLKLSDGQYASAGSIIYRQRGTKIHPGTNVGRGGDDTLFAKVSGTVKYERLGRDRKQVSVYEG; encoded by the coding sequence ATGTTAAAGTTAAATATACAGTTATTCGCATCTAAAAAAGGTGTAGGTTCAACTCGTAATGGTCGTGACTCAGCATCTAAGCGTCTAGGATTAAAGTTATCTGACGGACAATATGCATCTGCAGGATCAATCATTTATCGTCAAAGAGGAACTAAAATCCACCCAGGTACAAATGTGGGCCGTGGTGGCGATGATACTTTATTCGCTAAAGTAAGTGGCACCGTTAAATACGAACGTTTAGGTAGAGACAGAAAACAAGTTTCAGTTTACGAAGGATAA
- a CDS encoding IS30 family transposase, producing the protein MNYIHLTIEERTCIYQLWLSGVSIRQISKAVKRSPSTISRELKRNSCGYRYKYLPHVAQKKYNKRRINSHRKVKISPIIKEYIESKLNQQWSPEQIAMRDKGQPEKIPCFSTIYRWIHKKYLIKGNMTKLRRKGKFKRPAETRGRFNIGKPIKKRPKEVYKRQSIGHWEADTVESGRFNHQRKSKYCFVTLVERKSRLYLVKLLPDRTSENVTAAMIELLSQFPSELVKTITCDRGKEFSRYQEIEEKLNCQMYFADPYCAWQKGTNENTNGLLREYYPKGMDLSQTDHHEVNEVLNRLNNRPRKCINFKTPLEVINEHYDALHLN; encoded by the coding sequence ATGAACTACATACATCTTACCATAGAAGAAAGAACATGTATATATCAGTTATGGTTATCAGGCGTGAGTATTAGACAGATTAGTAAAGCAGTAAAGAGGAGTCCTAGTACGATATCTAGAGAGTTAAAGAGAAATTCATGTGGATATCGTTACAAATACTTACCTCATGTCGCACAAAAAAAATACAACAAACGTCGAATCAATAGCCATAGAAAGGTAAAAATATCACCAATCATCAAAGAGTATATTGAAAGCAAATTGAATCAACAATGGTCTCCAGAACAAATAGCTATGAGAGATAAAGGACAACCTGAAAAAATCCCCTGTTTTTCAACTATTTATAGATGGATCCATAAGAAATATCTTATCAAAGGAAATATGACAAAATTAAGACGTAAAGGCAAGTTTAAACGACCTGCAGAAACAAGAGGACGATTCAATATTGGTAAACCGATAAAAAAACGGCCTAAAGAAGTTTATAAAAGACAATCCATAGGTCACTGGGAAGCTGATACAGTTGAATCAGGAAGATTTAATCATCAGCGCAAAAGTAAATACTGTTTTGTCACATTAGTTGAACGTAAATCAAGACTGTATCTTGTTAAACTGTTGCCCGATAGGACAAGTGAGAATGTCACGGCTGCGATGATTGAATTATTATCACAGTTTCCATCGGAACTTGTAAAAACAATAACATGTGACCGTGGAAAAGAATTTTCTAGATATCAAGAGATTGAAGAGAAGTTAAATTGTCAGATGTATTTCGCTGATCCTTATTGTGCATGGCAAAAAGGAACTAATGAAAATACAAATGGTTTATTAAGAGAATATTATCCAAAAGGAATGGATTTGTCACAAACTGATCATCATGAAGTTAATGAAGTATTAAATCGTTTGAATAATAGACCAAGAAAATGTATCAACTTTAAAACTCCATTAGAAGTAATCAATGAGCACTATGATGCGTTGCACTTGAATTGA
- a CDS encoding F0F1 ATP synthase subunit beta — protein sequence MMKGKVTQVIGPVVDVRFENELPSIYDALIVKNEEGQTVTLEVALHLGDHVVRTIALEPTEGLKRDVEVTSTGSSVKVPVGKAVLGRIFNVLGEPIDGGQPLDDVEKTSIHRPSPEFHELSSEVEILETGIKVIDLLAPYIKGGKVGLFGGAGVGKTVLIQELINNIAQEREGISVFAGVGERTREGSELYQEMTESGVINKTALVFGQMNEPPGARMRVALTGLTMAEHFRDTEKQDVLLFIDNIFRFIQAGSEVSALLGRMPSAVGYQPTLATEMGRLQERITSTKQGSITSIQAVYVPADDYTDPAPATVFSHLDATTNLSRKLTEIGIYPAVDPLASTSRALAPHIVGQEHYDVARKVQQMIQRYHELLDIIAILGMDELTDEDKQLVHRARRIQVFLSQNMHVAAQFTGVEGSFVPLKETIRGFKEIIEGRHDDLPEEAFQMVGTIDDAIKKAKSL from the coding sequence ATGATGAAAGGTAAAGTTACACAAGTCATCGGACCTGTAGTTGATGTCCGTTTTGAAAATGAATTGCCAAGTATATATGATGCACTCATTGTCAAAAACGAAGAAGGACAAACAGTTACACTAGAGGTTGCACTTCATTTAGGAGATCATGTCGTAAGAACGATTGCGTTAGAACCAACAGAAGGTTTAAAACGTGATGTTGAAGTTACATCAACGGGTTCATCAGTTAAAGTGCCAGTTGGTAAGGCTGTATTAGGACGTATCTTTAATGTATTAGGAGAACCTATTGATGGTGGACAACCATTAGATGACGTAGAAAAAACAAGTATTCACCGCCCATCTCCTGAATTCCATGAATTATCAAGTGAAGTTGAAATTCTAGAAACAGGGATTAAAGTCATTGACTTACTAGCACCTTATATTAAAGGTGGTAAAGTTGGTCTATTTGGTGGTGCTGGTGTTGGTAAAACCGTCCTGATCCAAGAGTTAATAAATAATATTGCTCAAGAAAGAGAAGGGATTTCTGTGTTTGCAGGTGTTGGGGAAAGAACTAGAGAAGGTTCAGAACTCTACCAAGAAATGACAGAATCCGGGGTTATCAATAAAACAGCACTAGTCTTTGGACAAATGAATGAGCCACCAGGAGCTAGAATGCGCGTTGCGTTAACAGGATTAACGATGGCAGAGCATTTTAGAGATACAGAAAAACAAGATGTATTATTATTTATTGATAATATCTTTAGATTTATTCAAGCGGGTAGTGAGGTTTCTGCGCTTTTAGGTAGAATGCCTTCAGCGGTTGGTTACCAACCAACACTAGCGACTGAAATGGGACGTTTACAAGAAAGAATTACATCAACGAAACAAGGATCGATTACATCAATTCAAGCAGTTTATGTGCCAGCAGATGACTATACAGACCCTGCACCAGCAACAGTTTTCTCGCATCTAGATGCAACTACCAACTTATCAAGAAAATTAACTGAAATCGGTATTTATCCAGCAGTTGACCCACTTGCATCAACATCAAGAGCACTTGCTCCGCATATCGTTGGTCAAGAACATTATGATGTTGCTCGTAAAGTTCAACAAATGATTCAAAGATATCATGAACTATTAGATATCATCGCAATCCTAGGTATGGATGAATTAACTGATGAAGATAAACAACTTGTCCACAGAGCAAGACGTATTCAAGTGTTCTTATCACAAAACATGCACGTTGCTGCACAGTTTACAGGGGTAGAAGGTTCATTTGTGCCACTCAAAGAAACGATTCGTGGATTTAAAGAAATTATTGAAGGCCGTCATGACGATCTTCCAGAAGAAGCATTCCAAATGGTTGGTACGATTGATGATGCCATTAAGAAGGCGAAATCATTATGA
- a CDS encoding UDP-glucose 4-epimerase GalE, which translates to MIILVTGGTGYIGSHTVVELIHAGHEVVIVDNLVNSKKSVLDQIKTITGVKPTFYEIDCTDKEALEPVFKAHPFDGVIHFAGLKAVGESVSKPLMYYHNNVLSTIYLSELAIKYKVNKFVFSSSATVYGDQKVPFVETMNLLPTTNPYGETKAMSERILKDAAKVNVNFKVSLLRYFNPVGAHESGLIGESPNGIPNNLMPFVSKVAKGQLEILSVFGNDYDTPDGTGVRDYIHVVDLAKGHVLAIEKLEDDVEIYNLGTGQGVSVLEIVSAFEKANDVKVPYKIVDRRPGDLPAYWADASKAYDKLGWKAEKTIFDMCKDSWRFEKNYKDE; encoded by the coding sequence ATGATAATATTAGTTACTGGAGGTACAGGTTATATTGGGTCACATACAGTGGTTGAACTGATTCATGCTGGTCATGAAGTTGTGATCGTTGATAATCTGGTTAACTCTAAAAAAAGTGTGTTAGATCAAATTAAAACCATAACCGGTGTAAAACCAACATTTTATGAAATTGATTGCACCGATAAAGAAGCTTTAGAACCTGTATTTAAGGCACATCCATTTGATGGTGTGATCCATTTTGCAGGACTAAAAGCCGTTGGGGAATCCGTTTCTAAACCGTTGATGTATTATCATAATAATGTCTTATCAACCATTTATTTAAGTGAACTGGCAATCAAATATAAAGTCAACAAGTTTGTCTTTTCATCGAGTGCTACGGTTTATGGTGACCAAAAAGTACCATTCGTAGAGACAATGAACTTACTTCCAACAACAAATCCTTATGGTGAAACCAAAGCGATGAGTGAACGTATCTTAAAAGATGCAGCGAAGGTTAATGTTAACTTTAAAGTATCGCTTTTAAGATATTTTAATCCAGTAGGTGCACATGAGTCTGGACTTATTGGGGAGTCCCCAAATGGTATTCCAAATAATTTGATGCCATTTGTCTCTAAAGTTGCTAAAGGTCAGTTAGAGATCTTAAGTGTCTTTGGCAATGATTATGACACCCCAGATGGTACGGGCGTTAGAGATTATATCCATGTCGTTGATCTTGCTAAAGGTCATGTCTTAGCGATTGAAAAATTAGAAGATGACGTAGAAATCTATAATTTAGGTACTGGACAAGGCGTTTCTGTTTTAGAAATTGTTTCTGCATTCGAAAAGGCAAATGATGTTAAAGTGCCATACAAAATTGTAGACAGAAGACCTGGCGATTTGCCTGCGTATTGGGCAGACGCTTCCAAGGCTTATGATAAACTTGGTTGGAAAGCAGAAAAAACTATTTTTGATATGTGCAAGGATTCTTGGCGTTTTGAGAAAAATTATAAGGATGAATGA
- a CDS encoding F0F1 ATP synthase subunit alpha has translation MTEVIKKQIESFEQDVKLENIGKVLSVGDGIAIVYGLQQAMMGELLEFPHGVKGLVFNLEEHNVGVILLGESNLIKEGDMVKTTKRIFEVPVGEALLGRVVNPLGEPLDALGSIKPEKKMPVEKKARGVIDRGSINASMETGIKVIDALVPIGRGQRELIIGDRQTGKTTIAVDAILNQKGKDVLCIYVAIGQKDSSVTALVELFKKHQAMDYTIVVNAGASKEGTLQYLAPFSGVTMAEYFMEKGKDVLIVYDDLSKHAVAYRELSLLLRRPPGREAYPGDVFYLHSRLLERSAKLNKELGGGSITALPIIETKAGDISAYISTNVISITDGQIFLEAELFYSGIRPAINAGLSVSRVGGAAQWNAMKKVAGTLRINLANYRELESFAQFGSDLDQSAKRRLERGRKTVEMLKQDVHELVDMPTQIVIIYALSKGMIDDLNLDQVKALEKEIMQGLRMNDLGQKIKKHLDETKKLPEDKDLEQFINGLKRLI, from the coding sequence ATGACTGAGGTCATTAAAAAGCAAATCGAATCATTTGAACAAGACGTCAAACTTGAGAATATTGGTAAAGTATTATCAGTAGGTGATGGGATTGCGATTGTTTATGGTCTTCAACAAGCGATGATGGGTGAACTTTTAGAATTCCCTCATGGTGTTAAGGGATTGGTGTTTAACTTAGAAGAACATAACGTTGGTGTTATTCTTTTAGGTGAATCAAACCTTATTAAAGAAGGCGACATGGTTAAAACAACTAAACGTATTTTTGAAGTACCAGTTGGTGAAGCATTATTAGGTAGAGTTGTTAATCCATTAGGTGAGCCACTTGATGCACTTGGTTCAATTAAACCAGAAAAGAAAATGCCTGTTGAAAAAAAGGCAAGAGGTGTTATTGATAGAGGGTCTATTAATGCATCTATGGAAACCGGTATTAAAGTAATCGATGCCCTTGTTCCGATTGGACGTGGACAAAGAGAGTTAATTATTGGCGATAGACAAACTGGTAAAACAACAATTGCAGTTGATGCAATTCTGAACCAAAAAGGTAAAGATGTTCTATGTATCTATGTTGCGATTGGTCAAAAAGATTCAAGTGTAACTGCACTTGTTGAATTGTTTAAAAAACATCAGGCAATGGATTACACCATTGTTGTAAATGCTGGTGCATCTAAAGAAGGTACACTCCAATATCTTGCACCATTCTCTGGGGTAACGATGGCAGAATACTTCATGGAAAAAGGCAAAGATGTATTAATCGTTTACGATGATTTATCTAAACATGCGGTTGCTTATCGTGAGTTATCATTACTCCTTAGACGTCCACCAGGAAGAGAGGCTTACCCTGGAGATGTATTCTATCTTCATTCAAGATTATTAGAACGTTCTGCGAAGTTAAATAAAGAACTTGGTGGAGGATCTATTACAGCATTACCAATTATTGAAACAAAAGCTGGAGATATCTCAGCATACATTTCAACAAACGTTATTTCAATTACAGACGGTCAAATCTTCTTAGAAGCAGAATTATTCTATTCAGGTATTCGCCCTGCGATTAACGCTGGGTTATCAGTATCACGTGTTGGTGGGGCTGCACAATGGAATGCCATGAAGAAAGTTGCTGGTACACTAAGAATTAACTTAGCAAACTACCGTGAATTAGAATCATTTGCACAATTTGGTTCTGATTTAGACCAATCTGCTAAGCGTCGTCTTGAAAGAGGTAGAAAAACAGTTGAAATGCTTAAACAAGATGTTCATGAACTTGTCGATATGCCTACACAAATTGTGATTATATATGCACTTTCTAAAGGGATGATCGATGACTTAAATCTTGATCAAGTTAAAGCACTTGAAAAAGAAATCATGCAAGGTTTACGCATGAATGATTTAGGGCAAAAGATTAAAAAGCATCTTGATGAAACAAAGAAATTACCAGAAGATAAGGATCTAGAACAATTTATCAACGGATTAAAGAGGTTGATATAA
- a CDS encoding 50S ribosomal protein L21, producing MYAVIKTGGKQVRVTEGQEIYVEKLDVEEGENFEFTEVLMVGGENPVIGTPVVENAKVVAKVLKHGRGKKIIVFKYKVRKKYRKKQGHRQAYTKLVVEKIVA from the coding sequence ATGTATGCAGTTATTAAAACAGGCGGTAAACAAGTAAGAGTTACTGAAGGTCAAGAAATCTATGTAGAAAAACTTGATGTTGAAGAAGGCGAAAACTTTGAATTTACTGAAGTATTAATGGTTGGCGGAGAAAATCCAGTCATTGGAACTCCAGTCGTTGAAAATGCGAAAGTCGTTGCTAAAGTGTTAAAACATGGTCGTGGTAAAAAAATTATCGTGTTTAAATACAAAGTAAGAAAAAAATATCGCAAAAAACAAGGACACAGACAAGCATATACTAAGTTAGTCGTAGAAAAAATTGTAGCTTAA
- the obgE gene encoding GTPase ObgE (ObgE; essential GTPase; exhibits high exchange rate for GTP/GDP; associates with 50S ribosomal subunit; involved in regulation of chromosomal replication), producing the protein MFIDEVTVEVFGGKGGNGMASYRREKYVEYGGPWGGNGGNGGSVVFIGDEGKQNLIDLRYQRHIRAQNGVNGMSKGMHGANAEHRYIKVPLGTVVYSENKEFFLGEITEHGQELVVAKGGKGGRGNMAFATARNSAPSYAENGDPGEVRKLHIELKVLADVGLIGYPSVGKSTIISVVSNAKPKIASYPFTTLQPNLGMVYVGEDSFVLADLPGLIENAHQGHGLGIRFLKHIERCRVFLHVIDITRDDPYDDYLKIKEELRQYDESLTKRPQIVVINKIDMPDTEDKIKDLKSKIAEEVLLISAIKQENVKDLMYKTYDMLKKAPKIEKHEDETVKLYKYESEGPAFELNITEDNVFELTGTKLKLLFERTDFTKDEAVKRFARQLRSLGVDEALREKGAQNGDTVRIFDYEFEFIE; encoded by the coding sequence ATGTTTATAGATGAAGTAACCGTTGAGGTTTTCGGCGGTAAAGGCGGTAATGGTATGGCTTCATACCGACGCGAAAAATATGTTGAATATGGCGGTCCATGGGGCGGCAATGGTGGAAACGGTGGGTCCGTTGTTTTTATTGGTGATGAAGGTAAACAAAACTTAATTGATCTTCGCTATCAAAGACATATTAGAGCACAAAACGGTGTCAATGGGATGTCTAAAGGCATGCATGGAGCAAATGCAGAGCATCGTTATATTAAAGTGCCTCTAGGCACTGTTGTATATAGTGAAAATAAAGAGTTCTTTTTAGGTGAAATCACAGAACATGGACAAGAGTTGGTCGTTGCTAAAGGTGGTAAAGGTGGACGCGGAAATATGGCATTTGCTACTGCGAGAAACTCAGCACCAAGTTATGCTGAAAATGGGGATCCAGGTGAGGTTAGAAAACTTCATATTGAACTTAAAGTCTTAGCTGATGTCGGATTAATAGGTTATCCAAGCGTTGGGAAATCAACGATTATATCAGTTGTGTCTAACGCGAAACCTAAAATCGCATCATATCCATTTACAACCCTTCAACCCAATTTAGGGATGGTTTATGTAGGTGAAGATTCATTTGTTTTAGCAGATCTTCCTGGTCTGATTGAAAATGCGCATCAAGGCCATGGTTTAGGGATTAGATTCTTAAAGCATATTGAAAGATGTCGTGTCTTTTTACATGTGATTGATATCACTAGAGATGATCCTTATGATGATTATTTAAAAATAAAAGAAGAACTCAGACAATATGATGAATCCTTGACAAAGAGACCACAAATCGTTGTGATCAATAAAATTGATATGCCTGATACAGAAGATAAGATCAAAGATTTGAAATCTAAAATCGCTGAAGAAGTACTATTGATTTCTGCAATTAAACAAGAAAATGTTAAAGATTTAATGTATAAAACATATGATATGCTTAAAAAAGCACCTAAGATTGAAAAACATGAAGATGAAACAGTTAAGCTATATAAATATGAATCTGAAGGACCAGCATTCGAACTTAACATCACTGAAGATAATGTCTTTGAACTTACAGGTACAAAATTAAAACTATTGTTTGAAAGAACTGATTTTACAAAAGATGAAGCAGTTAAACGTTTTGCAAGACAACTTAGAAGTCTAGGTGTTGATGAAGCACTACGTGAAAAGGGTGCACAAAACGGAGATACAGTTAGAATCTTTGATTATGAGTTTGAATTTATAGAATAG
- a CDS encoding ATP synthase F1 subunit gamma, with translation MGLKDIKMRMQAIKKTASITQAMHNIALSKIKKSTELLEHSKDFMKNIHHVVYYANKNLEGKNRLTMHNGGSKKLYILVTSDRGLAGSYHNQLFKAFLSEVKDMSKDDYQVFVIGKKGFYFAQKHKLPMVNQEIIYNRDDISTMYFRHYAALIKDVFLKGYVDEVYILHNHYINTATQEVHQEMILPLLFDEKEEKNEPYIYDESPEVVLDKTMNVYVESRIFEAIADAKLSEHAARMIAMKNATDNANDIVSQLEIVYHRERQREITNEIIDVVNGANV, from the coding sequence ATGGGATTAAAGGATATTAAAATGCGGATGCAAGCCATCAAAAAAACGGCTTCCATCACTCAAGCAATGCACAATATTGCACTATCCAAAATAAAAAAATCAACTGAGCTTCTAGAACATTCTAAAGATTTTATGAAAAATATCCATCATGTTGTGTATTATGCAAATAAAAACCTTGAGGGGAAAAATAGATTAACCATGCATAATGGCGGAAGTAAGAAACTATATATATTAGTTACAAGCGATAGAGGCCTAGCAGGTAGTTATCATAATCAGCTTTTTAAAGCATTCTTATCAGAAGTTAAGGATATGTCTAAAGATGATTATCAAGTCTTTGTCATTGGTAAAAAAGGGTTCTATTTCGCACAAAAACATAAACTCCCCATGGTCAATCAAGAAATCATTTACAATAGAGATGATATTTCAACGATGTATTTTAGACATTATGCAGCGCTGATTAAAGATGTATTTTTAAAAGGTTATGTCGATGAGGTTTATATCCTACATAATCACTATATCAATACTGCAACACAAGAAGTTCATCAAGAAATGATATTGCCACTGCTTTTCGATGAAAAAGAAGAAAAGAATGAGCCATATATCTATGATGAAAGTCCTGAAGTTGTCCTTGATAAAACAATGAATGTCTATGTCGAAAGCAGAATTTTTGAAGCGATTGCTGATGCGAAATTATCAGAACATGCTGCAAGAATGATTGCGATGAAAAATGCGACTGATAATGCAAATGATATCGTCAGTCAATTAGAAATTGTTTATCACAGAGAAAGACAACGAGAAATTACAAACGAGATCATTGACGTCGTCAATGGTGCGAACGTTTAG